The following proteins come from a genomic window of Molothrus ater isolate BHLD 08-10-18 breed brown headed cowbird unplaced genomic scaffold, BPBGC_Mater_1.1 matUn_MA100, whole genome shotgun sequence:
- the LOC129047089 gene encoding keratin-associated protein 10-7-like: protein MSVCPCVPVSVSPCPCVPMSFCPYVHVSVCPCVHVSPCPYVPMSICPCVRVSPCPCVPMSMCPHVRLSLRVSPCLCPHVRVSQCPFVHVSVCPCVRVSPCLCPHVRVSQCPFVCVSMCPHLLVSLCPNVHLSHIRVPMSVSVCPTPVCPQFPVSPHWPCPSVPVSPSCVPVSHVHVCLSVPCPCVPHPRLSVLLSLCPMSMCLSPCLCPHVPVSPCPCVCLSAPMSLCLSVCPHVCLSVCPHVPVSVCLSPCPHAHMSVCLSPCLCVPVSVCPYVPMSVCPHAPVSVCVSLCPYVRLSVPMSLCLSVPMSLCPFVCLSPCPCVCLSPCLCVPVSVCLSPCP, encoded by the coding sequence atgtctgtgtgtccgtgtgtccccgtgtctgtgtccccatgtccctgtgtcccaatGTCCTTTTGTCCGTATGTccatgtgtccgtgtgtccctgtgtccatgtgTCTCCATGTCCGTATGTCCCAATGTCCATTTGTccatgtgtccgtgtgtccccgtgtccatgtgtccccatgtccatgTGTCCCCATGTCCGTCTGTCCCTCCGTGTGTCCCCGtgtctgtgtccccatgtccgtGTGTCCCAATGTCCATTTGTccatgtgtccgtgtgtccctgtgtccgtgtgtccccgtGTCTGTGTCCCCACGTCCGTGTGTCCCAATGTCCATttgtctgtgtgtccatgtgtccccaTCTGCTGGTTTCCCTGTGTCCCAATGTCCATCTGTCCCACATCCGTGTCCCCATGTCAGTGTCCGTGTGTCCCACACCTGTCTGTCCCCagttccctgtgtccccacattggccgtgtccgtctgtccctgtgtccccaagttgtgtccctgtgtcccatgtCCATGTCTGCCtgtctgtcccgtgtccctgtgtcccgcATCCACGTCTGTCTGTCCTcttgtccctgtgtcccatgtccatgtgtctgtccccgtgtctgtgtccccatgtccctgtgtccccatgtccgtgtgtctgtctgtctgcccccatgtccctgtgtctgtctgtttgtccccatgtctgtctgtctgtctgtccccatgtccctgtgtctgtctgtctgtccccgtgtccccatgcccACATGTCTGTAtgtctgtccccatgtctctgtgtccctgtgtctgtctgtccataTGTCCCtatgtctgtctgtccccatgcccctgtctctgtctgtgtgtctctaTGTCCCTatgtccgtctgtctgtccccatgtccctgtgtctgtctgtccccatgtctctgtgtccctttgtctgtctgtccccgtgtccctgtgtctgtctgtccccatgtctctgtgtccctgtgtctgtctgtctgtccccatgtccctaa